One Triticum dicoccoides isolate Atlit2015 ecotype Zavitan chromosome 3B, WEW_v2.0, whole genome shotgun sequence genomic window, CTGTTCGTGTGGCCCCCGCTCTAGCCCATGTGCTGGTCGCGTGTCGGGCACGACATTGTTACCCCACCCGTCCTAGTCggcattagggcatgtacaatggtggcgtGTGGATATAGATGCCTCATGAAAAAAGTAACTTGAGGCATCTATATTGATTTATTTTCTCCTCAACGCAAACTACTAATAGTGGGCCTCATCAAAGAATACAAACTAGACTCACACTCATGCATCCCTACTCTTCACCTCAACTTTTTTCAGCTTTATGCATCGGACCATACTTTTTCTCCCAAGCACATGCCTCCTGCTGAAAATCCCGCTACACCATCCGAACCTATTTTTCCtgatatccgatcctacatggACTGCGGGGCATCACCCTAGTGCTATGCATCGACCATGCCCTAATGCACCTATAGCTCAAGTGTCGCGCGCGCTTGGTCGTGCCTCTTGTGTTGACACCCTCCTCCATGCTCCTTGTTGTGTTCGGATGCTTCCCGAACGCCCGCGAGCCGCGTCGTGCGGGTCCAGCCTTAGGGATTGACTTCAGGGATCGGCCTGGCACACTGGCCAACCTTCGGGCCAACCGGGCCCTTTTATTCCTGTGTCGGGCCAAAAATCCATGCCTGCACGACATGGCCCATATAGCCAGGTTTTGGCTGGACCGATCATGTTGGTTCAGTTCACCTAGAGTGAGAAGAGGAGCGCATGAGTTATATCTTGCTTCACGCGAGATGGTAGCTTCTCTCGTGTAAAGTGAAGCGCGAGCGGGCCATCTCATCACTATAGTAGCGCGTTCATTTTTCCGCTCTTtgttttttgtttggttttttcttctgtgttttttcgtccggtttttcacTTTTTTGAGATAAGGTTTTCTTGTTTTTTATTTATGGTTTTTCTTTGGTTTtcatttcttcctttttttctttttccttcttcttATACCTTGGTTGTTTGTTTCTTCACCGGTTTCTTTGTTTTCTATTTTCGTTTGTTTTTCTCTGATTTTTACCACCTTTCTTGTTTTCTTTattggtttttttcttttttcctttggttTTCTTCGTTTCTTTATTGGGTTTCATTAtttattcttttgttttctttgtttctttctcggttttcatcaactgtttttgttttttcttcatttttatttTCTTCCTTCTTTTCTACCTTTTGCTTTTCTTTCTCTCTtcgtttctttatttctttcatggTTTTTATCAGTTTtatttgtttctctctttgttttcTCTATTTTCATTCTTTTgcattcttttctttatttttcattttattttgttttctttgttttttggtttttattGGATTTCTTATTATTATTCTCTATTTTCATCGGTATTATTTTTTGTTCAACACATGTTAAATGTTTTCATTAGACATCCAATATTTTTGTATGCATAAGAAGCAATTTCTATATACACATTTATCATTTTTAAATACATAATTACCATTGTTTTacttttttcatacatattgtgTATTTTTGTTATATATCAAATACATTTTTCTGATGTGCATTTAATAGTTTTCGAATACAAGATTACCTTGCATTATTCTTTTGTATACTTTATCTATAATCATTTaactttttcaaatgcttggttaatTTTTTTCTCAAATTCTTGAGTGTTTATTTAGAATATTAGGAATATAAATAAAAGtgaaagaaaaaagcaaaaaacGAAAAACGTGAAAAGAAAAACTAGGTTGTGGCCTCCCGTGctcctgggccggcccatctcggcCCTTCAGGGACGAAGGGCGAGCACGCAGCGGCTGCAGGCGGAGTTCGAAACCATCATCTTCAAGGACGGCGAGCGGGTTAACGACTTCGCCATGAGGATCACCGGCCTCGCAACCTTACTCTGCTCCCTCGGTGATACTTTTGACCACGCCAAGATAGTCCAAAATTTTCTTCACCTAGACCCGTTccattttttcttttgttttttttcattGTTTTTCTTTGGCTTTCTTTTTTTTCATTGATTTTCCTTTCTTCCTTCATTTTCCTTTGGTTTTCTTTGTATCTTTCTCGGTTTTCATCGATTTTGTTTTCCTTTATTATTATTTCTTTCCCTGTCggtttcattttttttgttttatttctttcttcATTTCTTTGTTTTTTCATGGTTTTCATCAGTTTTATCCGTTCCTCTCTCGGTTTTCTCTGTTTCCATTCTATTGCACTATTTTCTAAGGTTTTTCATTccttttgcttttttatttattgTTAGCTTTGGGTTTTATTGGGTTTCAagcttcttattttttccttctttTGTCGATGTTTAACGGTTTTATTTTTTGTTCAACACATGTTAACTTTTTTAGTACACATTCAACTTTTTCGTATACATCAGATTCATTTTTAATACACATTTAAAGTTTTcaaatacacgatgaacattttctgaaaacatatttttttatgtctacctttttcatacatatgttataTATTTCTTATATATCTATTAAAATTTTCTAATAAGCATTTTTTCAAATATAAGAttgttttttaatacatggtcaatattttttctacACACATTTTTAACATTTCCCAAATGCTtaattaacatttttgaaataaaagattaacatttttaatgcatggtcaacatttttatacacatttaaaaatttgaaatgcttgattaatatttttacaAATGCAAATTAACATTTGtcaaatacatggtcaacatttttctatacacatttagtaTTTTTTAAATGCGTGGTTAACGTTttccaaatacaagattaacatttttttacgACATGGCCAAAAAATATTCTATTGAAAGTTGGATTTTTTAAAATGCTTGATTACAATTTTTAGAATActtcattaacattttttcaaatggttTATCAACAttgttttaaatacatgatcaacttttttcaTACACAATGTATATTTTTGCATACATGAGAAATATTTATCTAGAATCCAAAGATTTCCAAATACTTCgttattttttaaaataaaatttttaaagtttttaaatatatttgtttacaatatttggaagtataaacaaaagcaaaatacaaaaaaaaaacgTGAAAAAAGAGGCTGTAGCCTCTGCCTCGGCCAGCCCATCTCCTCTAGAGGCGCCCGAAGCGGAGGGGGGTTGGACCGTTGAAGCGCCCCCGGCGACTCCAACCGGACCACGGGCGGCGCCGCAACTACTGGAGGTCAGCCAATCGAGCGGCGGTGCGGTGACTCCGGCGAGCACGGGCGCGTCCACTCCGGCGACCTCGGACCTCCCCAAGGTGCCGGCCACCATTCTTTTCTTCGTCCCAGCATCTCGGCGCAGAACCGTTCCCTCGTCGGCTTGGGCCCTCGTTGGGAATCAGAGTTCGTGGAAGCAAATCAGAGCGGGGGGACTCGGAATTCCTTCACCAATCAACAGAGAGATTCCTGTTCTAGTCTGGATTCGGATCTGCTTCGCCTACTCGGAGTGGGGGTGAGACCCCGGCCGGCGATCTACAAGTATAGCCGGGACCTGCCTGTTCTCTCTTCAAGACTAGGATTTTCCAACAGAGGCTCTGTTCTAATTGGCTCGTCTTCCAACAGAGAGACTCTTCTCTGCTCTAAGCCATAGCCATGGAGACCTGTAGCTTTGCCAGGATAATCAGATTGCAGGACCTAGCTATGTACCGGCACAAGTTGTGCTCTCTAGTCTTCAGACTTTTGCCCAGGCTGCTGCTAGGCTTCCCTCCCAGCTCACTCAGGAAATTCTTCAGAGACGAACATGTTCCTGTGGCACTGACCGAGACCAAAATGGTGGGCACATTGCCGGAGCTGCCGCAGGACATCTTGATGGCTATCTTTGCCGCTCTCGAGATCCCTGACCTCGTGCGCGCTGCCTCCGTCTGCTCATCCTGGCACTCCGCTTACGCCGAGCTACGCACCCTTGGGAGGAACAAGCAGGGCCAGACGCCTTGCCTGGTCTACACCTCTGAATCTGATCCTGATGATGTTTTGTCCCTCTACAGCCTTGCCGAGAAGAGGTCCTACAGGTTAACTCTGCCGCAGCCACCTATGCGCAGCAGGTATTTGATTGGGTCCTCACATGGCTGGCTTGTTACCGTCGACGAGAGGTCTGAGATGCACCTTCTGAATCCAATCACCTGTGAACAGATTGCTCTCCCTTCAGTGACCACCATTGAGCATGTGAAGCCCATATTTGATGACTACGGTGATGTCTGCAACTATGAGATGTCACGGCACACTGGAACGCGCAGCAATCGTAAACCGCCATCCATCTTCGCTCTTGCCGAGCTGAGGGATAGACTCCAGTGGAAGGCATTTGTATTTCCTGATACATCCACAGGAAGCTACATTGTGGTGCTCATCCACAATCCACAAGCTCAGCTCTCATTTGCAAAGGCAGGGGATGATAAGTGGACCTGGCTTCCGCCTCATTATCTTTACGAGGACTGCATTTACAAGGATGACATATTGTATGCAGTGAATATAAAAGGAGAATTCCACGCATTCGATCTTAGTGGCCCTGTGGTCACTGTGAAGACGATTATAACAATTCCTGAGCATTATGATTGCGATACTAGGTACATCGTTCAAGCTCCATGGGGCAGTCTGCTACTCGTGTTTAGAATAGTTCATGACCATGATTTAGAACCTCATCCTGGTGCATCTGAGTACTGGAACACATCGGAAATTAAAATACGTGAGATTGATGCTCTATGGACTGAAATTAAGGCGATCAATTGCCTGCGTGACCATGTGTTATTTCTTGGTCATAATCTATCGCAATGCCTCAGTGTTAATGAATTTCCTGCTCTCAAGGCAAATCATTCCTATTTTACCGATGATAATTTTCTATGGACAGTGGGACATAAGAATAATCATCGTGATATGGGAATTCTGAACTTGGATGATAACAGCATGGAGGAAATTTTGTCTCCTCAGCTTTGCTCCAACTGTCCGGCTCCAATGTGGATTACTCCTGATCTTAGAAAAATGAACCTGATGGGCTCAATGAGCCAACAACTGTGAAGTCAACTGCTACAGTCACAATTAACACAAAGTGCAAGACGCTACTACTTGAGAGAGGTCCTGTTTGTGCTCCAAAAATGGCCTGCCGAGGGAGTGCTCAACATCAACATCCTTTTCTGCTCAGTCTTTTGACGACCCTGCTGGTGTTTTCAGAAAATCATGGACAAGATGGAATCATCGCGTAGTTACAGCAATCTGACAGTGTTTATGTTTCAAGTAGTTTGTAATAGTTTCCTCAAATGCTGTACACATGTTCTTCATAGTTTATCGCAAAATTTAATAAATACATGTTACTTTGTTGTTCTTACAAGAATCTAAGAGTGTAATTTCGTACGTAGGTCAAAATGAAATATAAGAGCTCTCTGTTGTATCTGCACACAACAAAATATTGTTCCCGCATAATATTTTCATCTGTTCATGAATGAACCACAAGGATCTGGTTGTAGTTTGAGAACCATAAGCGTATAAACCCACACGATTTACAAGTTTATACAGCAATTCATATCTTTTATGCTAACAACATTTTGTTTCCTAGTACAAGCATGTTTCTATGGTAGCCACCAATCAACAGGCAGGTCGTGGCAAAAATGAGTGTGCCAGCGCAGGTCGAGGCCTGGAGGAATCTTAGCAGCACATCCAAACCTGCCGCAGCGAACAGCTACTGAACTGTGCCTGTTGCAATGCTTGATCATCTATACAAAAGGAAACTAAAGTTAGTTCAATGCGAATAGCTACTGAACTATGTTGCAGTGTGTTAGAGTAAATCTATGCTTGTTTAGTTTCTAACCTCTGAGGTGCGAACAATGCCGTTTGGGTGAAGCTCCTCCTCGAAAATACAAAGATGACACACTGTCGTCGTCGCCGGACAGGATCCAGCTATTCTGCAGTACCTCTTATATCTCTCCTCAACCGCAGCAGGGACAGCCACTCCATCGATAATCTAAGCATAGATATAAGATTAAAAAAAACTGATGCAACTTGTGTTCAACTGAACCAATTCTGGCTATCATTTGCGCAGATATGGGATGGAATGATAAAAAATGCAGATCATTTTATTTCAGATATCATGCATTATAAGATGTGAAGCAATGCAAAAAAATGAATGCAAGGTTGATTGTCAAAACTCAaactgagtgaaattacaaacaagATATGTGACAGAGTACAAGCAAACTAAGACACAATCCTCTGCAAATTCCAGCAAAGTTTCTTTGCATAATGCTATGACTTTTAACTAATTAACACAAATTCAGTTCTCATGCAACTATCCACGAATTCCAACAAATAATTCATCAGAAAGATAAACAGCAAATAATTCATTCTGAATTTTGTTAACTGATTAACATGAACTATCACTGATTAACTGATTACGAGGGAAAGAAATCAGTTCAGTTTTCTCATTTCTTTCTGATTGTATATATTTTTCAATTTTCTGATTACAAAAGGCAGGGGTCTGAACATAAGTTAATCCAGTGGATACAAGCAAGTTAAGGCACAATCCTATGGTAACTTTGTTTGCAAAATTCACAGAAGAACACCTTGTCGGTAACTTTGTTTTCCTATCACTGGATTTTAACTGAATGCAAAGTTTTTGCTGCCCTTCATCAGAAGAGAGCTGCTGCAATTCCAGCAAAGATTCTTTGCATAATGCTATAAATTTTAACTAATTGACATAAATTCAGTTCTCATGCAACTATCACTGAATTTTGTGTTCGGTTTTCAATTTTCTCAAGGTGAAGGCAAAGTTGTAGAGAAGGAGATAATCCTCTGAAATCTCAACAATTTGGGTAACGCAGAATACCaacaaaggcatggctaaagaaaTTCGGGGAATGAGAGGAATAATTCATACCACTGGCACATCCTTCTTGGTCTGCCGATCATCCTTGTTCGTCTTCTCATCATCCTTGTTCGTCTTCTGATTACAAAAGGCAGGGGTCTGAACATAAGTTAATCCAGTGGATACATGCAAATTAAGGAACAGTCCTCTTGTAACTTTGTTTGCAAAATTCACAGAAGAACACCTTGTTGGTAACTTTGTTTTCCTATCACTGGATTTTAACTGAATGCAAAGTTTTTGCTGCCCTTCATCACAAGAGAGCTTCTGCAATTCCAGCAAAGATTCTTTGCATGATGCTATAAATTTTAACCGATTAACATAAATTCAGTTCTCATGCAACTATCGGCAAATTCCAGCAAAGTCCATTTTATGGTTTGTGACTCAGTTTTGTGTTCTGAAACTATCACTGAAGTTTTCTGAAGGAAAGGCAAGAGTCTGAATTCGAGGAAGGAGAGGAATTGGATCATACCAGTGGCACTGCTGCGGGCTGCGGCTCATCAAGAACAGGAGCAGGAGGAGGGGGGATCACCCGGCGGCGGGGTCGCTTCTCCCAGTACAACCATGCCTTACTACGCCGCGGCACGGGGAGCAAGgtattcttcttcttgtccttcttcttgttcttcttcttcttgttgatcaccggcgctgctgctggcggcggccCGCTCCACCACCCCTGGAAGGCCTCGAAGATCCTCGCCACAACCGGCCCCGGAAACCGGAGTCGGAGGGCCTCCAGCAAGCTCCTGAACCAGACCGCGTCGGCCTGAGGCGGAAGGTGAGCGGGGGCGGGGAAGATCGTAAGCGGGCGAGGCGGCTGGGGTCGCGCGCCTGGGAGCTGCAACGCGGTCGCCTGAGATGTCGTGTCGACCTCGGGCTGGGTCGGCGGTGGTGGCGCGCCCGGGAGCTGCAGCGCGGCCACCCCGGACCCAGTCGGCGCACCAGGGAGCTCCAGAGCGGACACCTTCACATCGTACTTGGACGCCTTCGCCTTGCCGAGCTTCTTCCCGGCGCCCTGCGCCATTGGAGGGCTGTCCCCAAGAAGCCGCTTCTTGGCTTCTTGGTCGTCTTTTGTCTTCGCCCGTACGGCGAGGTGGAGCGGAAGGAGAAAGCACGGAGAGAGGGGCGGTGAGGCGGtggtggtggacggcggcgagaCGCTCTCTTGGGTGTTTGGCTGGTGCGAGCTTGGGGAGGAGGAAGCCGACGAGGAGGAGCTCGCGGGATTCAGAGCACTCTGTTTTGTTTTGGGGGGAAGGAGGCGGAGGGGAGGGGCGGGCTCTGTTTAAGCGAGACGGGGAGAAGTCTCGCGTCGGGGGAGCCCCAGATGGGCCGGCCCGGCCGCGCGGGAGGCCACGGCCTGATTTTTCTTTTCTGTTCTCATTTTTGCTTTATTTTGTTACTTTTCTTTATACTTTAAAGTACTTGAAAATgtcgaataagtattaaaaatgtcgAAAAAGTATTTTTAAAATGTTGAATAAGTCTTAAAAATGCTGAAAaactattttaaaaatgtttaaaaagtatttgaaaatgttaaataagtattaaaaatgttgaaaaagtatttgaaaatgttgaataagtattaaaaatgttgaacaagtatttgaatttTTATTGGGGGAAGGCCGGCCCGTTGCAAATTCTCATTTTGTGTAAattattttttataatttgtttTATTTCTTTACCAACGTCTAAAATTTGTCTGGGTGGATCTACATGGTTGTGTGAACAAAAATGCAACCTCGTAGTGAGTCATACGGTGGCTCATAAAAATACGCCTGTTCCTCTACTTCCAAATGTTGCATATGGTATAGAGGAGCCTAGCACTTTGATGCTTGCATCCGTGCTTCAACTCGATGGTGATCAGCTCGTTCCACCAATTAGAGACATTGCCAGGTTTCGGTAGAAAGCCCAAAACCGACAAATCCTCATGTGTCCAGGCAGATAGGTGGTTCCATACAACCACAGAGAAGGGATAGTCCTTACATAGGTGGTCACAGTTTCTGGGACCTGGAGGCACAGTTGGCATCTCGGGTCGTGCGACCATCCATGAGCTACCAACATATCCGTTGTTAGGATCCTCCCATGAAAAACAAGCCAGGTGAAGATCTTGCATTTGGGCTCAGCTTGAGTAGTCCAAAATATGTTTGGAGTCAAACTTGGGGAGCGATCCATGAAATTGTACCGCATAAGCGGACATCGAGGAGTAACGCCTGTCTGTTGTCAGGTTCCAAGTAATGGAGTCATCCCAATCCGGCGTGAGCTGCAGATTGCTAATCCAAGCCCAAAGGGAGACATACTCGCCAAGTTGAGGCCCAGACTGGATCCTTGCCAGAGCGTGAATCCAGTTATCGCCACTCAACTCATGGTTCACCGTCTTGTTCTTCCTCGAAGCAATCTTGAAGAGCTCTAAAGCAAGAAGCTTCAAGGGTCCCCTACCACTCCGGTCATCATGCCAAAACAACACCTTGAGTCTATTCCCAATGGAGTGGTGCAAGCCCGGAAAAGAGCCATATCTGCCTGATCACACGGTAGTTCTGAACCCACCCAAGGCCGGCCCGGGATAGTCCACTAGATCCACGGCTTTCGAAGACGCAAAGCCCGCCCAAATATGTCAAGGTGGGCAATCCCAAGGCCAACCAGTTGCCTTGGTTGGCACATCGTCTTCAAGTTGATCAATGAAATGCCTTCAAACGATTGCCCATTGTTATCCTTCTGCCACACGAATCCACGTGAGATCTTACATCCAACTTGCGTAGGATCGACTTCGATGGAGCGAGAGACGCGAGATGGAAAGTAGCAATTAATGGCGGTGAGGACCGACTTAGCCAGGGCAACCCAGACATGCTTGTTAGGCTTGTACAATGCTAGATGCTTAGAGAGGTGCTTAAAAGAATAAATCGGGTTTTTCTGAAGCAttggtgcctatttctacaggagagacgccTAGTTAAGCATCTACCCTGTACAAATAAACACCGGCGCTTAAggaaagcctggtttatttctcaaagcacctctcgtAAGCACCttacattgtacaaggccttaaggTGCTTGCCAATCCAACCAGGCAACCTGCCAGCGGCCTTGCGATGAGGGGTTGGAAATCAATCTTGCGCAGGCGCCGAAAGTGAAGCAGGAGACCCAAAAATCGTCCATGGAAGGATGCAATATTGGGCCGTAAGGTTGATAGGATCTCCGTGAGATCGAAGTTGCCGCAATGCATAGGACACTACAGAAAATTTATCCAACTTGGGCACTACTGtgactccaaaaaatctgaaaaaatagcACACTGCAAAAATATATATTAGTCAGTTATGTGTAAATATTTTAGCAATTGATCATGTTCCACTACATCATGAAATTAGACACTAGACGCAAGGTTCATGTTTCTGCAGAGAACCTAATAAACAAGAAATTTGGAACATCCAAAGGTTTAACTTAGCACTTTATTGAAAGAAAAGAtacaaaacatgattactagaCTAGAATTAATCATGTAGACACCCAAAAACTGTAagaataaatattgggttgtctcctaacaagcgcttttatttaatgccttttagctaggcatgatgattttaatagtGTTCACATAAaaataggaattgaaacataaagatacCACCATGAATCATATATcaaacacatttaagcctaacccacttcctatgcataggaatattgTAAGAAAACAATTCACTGAAGTATAAAGTAACTACCATAGGAAGGCAAATCAAGTGTAACTTCAAAACtgtcaacataaagagaggaaacttgatgttgTTAAAATATATATAAGCATATCTTCCTTTCTCATAATATTTTTCAGTGGCATCGTgaacaaattcaacaatataattatcacataaagcattcttttcatgactgaCATGCATAacttttttattactctccacataagcaaatttattctcatcaatagttgcGGGAGCAAATTCA contains:
- the LOC119280736 gene encoding putative F-box protein At4g22660, which translates into the protein METCSFARIIRLQDLAMYRHKLCSLVFRLLPRLLLGFPPSSLRKFFRDEHVPVALTETKMVGTLPELPQDILMAIFAALEIPDLVRAASVCSSWHSAYAELRTLGRNKQGQTPCLVYTSESDPDDVLSLYSLAEKRSYRLTLPQPPMRSRYLIGSSHGWLVTVDERSEMHLLNPITCEQIALPSVTTIEHVKPIFDDYGDVCNYEMSRHTGTRSNRKPPSIFALAELRDRLQWKAFVFPDTSTGSYIVVLIHNPQAQLSFAKAGDDKWTWLPPHYLYEDCIYKDDILYAVNIKGEFHAFDLSGPVVTVKTIITIPEHYDCDTRYIVQAPWGSLLLVFRIVHDHDLEPHPGASEYWNTSEIKIREIDALWTEIKAINCLRDHVLFLGHNLSQCLSVNEFPALKANHSYFTDDNFLWTVGHKNNHRDMGILNLDDNSMEEILSPQLCSNCPAPMWITPDLRKMNLMGSMSQQL